A window of Aquipuribacter hungaricus contains these coding sequences:
- the nhaA gene encoding Na+/H+ antiporter NhaA, giving the protein MPHDAPRPRTRLFGRQEGDDRDRSVVAAALRTETVGGAVLLVAAVAAVVWANLPGREAYTALRETVPYDGTLGLGPLSFHLDLTLSAWAADGLLAVFFFIVGLELKREFLAGSLRKPSQAAMPMLAAVGGMTVPALFYVAVTFSAGPDALRGWAIPAATDIAFALAVLAVIGSGLPSALRAFLLTLAVVDDLLAIIIIAVFYTDTLELGYLAGALVPVGLFALLVQRRITSEWLLVPLALLAWLFVHESGVHATIAGVLLGLTVPVLRPGREGVCLATSIEHAWRPVSAGFAIPVYAFFAAGVNFTEGGVGEVFADRVALGVMLGLVGGKVVGVFGTTWLLARFTKAELDADLAWGDVLGVALLAGIGFTVSLLIGELAFGAGSETGQHVTAAVLFGSLTSAVLASVVLLRRNKAYRLVAEREAARTATA; this is encoded by the coding sequence GTGCCCCACGACGCCCCCCGCCCACGCACCCGGCTCTTCGGCCGGCAGGAGGGCGACGACCGCGACCGCTCCGTCGTCGCCGCGGCGCTGCGCACCGAGACCGTCGGCGGCGCGGTCCTGCTCGTCGCCGCGGTGGCCGCGGTGGTGTGGGCCAACCTCCCCGGCCGGGAGGCGTACACCGCCCTGCGCGAGACCGTCCCCTACGACGGCACCCTCGGGCTCGGCCCGCTGAGCTTCCACCTGGACCTTACGCTGTCCGCGTGGGCGGCCGACGGCCTGCTCGCCGTCTTCTTCTTCATCGTCGGCCTCGAGCTCAAGCGCGAGTTCCTCGCCGGCTCCCTGCGGAAGCCCTCCCAGGCGGCCATGCCCATGCTCGCGGCCGTCGGGGGCATGACCGTGCCCGCCCTGTTCTACGTGGCGGTGACCTTCTCCGCCGGTCCCGACGCGCTGCGCGGCTGGGCGATCCCGGCGGCCACCGACATCGCCTTCGCCCTCGCGGTGCTCGCCGTCATCGGCTCCGGGCTGCCGTCGGCGCTCCGGGCGTTCCTGCTCACGCTCGCCGTGGTCGACGACCTGCTGGCGATCATCATCATCGCCGTCTTCTACACCGACACCCTCGAGCTGGGGTACCTCGCCGGGGCGCTGGTCCCGGTCGGGCTGTTCGCCCTGCTCGTCCAGAGGCGGATCACCAGCGAGTGGCTGCTCGTGCCGCTCGCCCTCCTCGCGTGGCTGTTCGTCCACGAGTCCGGGGTGCACGCCACCATCGCCGGGGTGCTGCTGGGCCTCACCGTCCCCGTGCTGCGGCCCGGGCGCGAGGGCGTGTGCCTGGCCACCAGCATCGAGCACGCCTGGCGGCCGGTCTCCGCCGGCTTCGCCATCCCGGTCTACGCGTTCTTCGCCGCGGGCGTGAACTTCACCGAGGGCGGCGTGGGCGAGGTCTTCGCCGACCGGGTCGCCCTGGGGGTCATGCTCGGGCTGGTCGGCGGCAAGGTGGTCGGGGTCTTCGGCACCACGTGGCTGCTGGCCCGCTTCACGAAGGCCGAGCTGGACGCGGACCTGGCGTGGGGGGACGTGCTGGGCGTGGCTCTGCTCGCGGGCATCGGGTTCACGGTGTCGCTGCTCATCGGCGAGCTCGCGTTCGGTGCGGGGTCGGAGACCGGGCAGCACGTCACCGCGGCCGTCCTGTTCGGCTCGCTCACCTCGGCGGTGCTGGCCTCGGTCGTGCTGCTGCGGCGCAACAAGGCGTACCGGCTCGTCGCCGAGCGCGAGGCCGCCCGCACCGCCACGGCCTGA